The Desulfonatronovibrio hydrogenovorans DSM 9292 genome includes a window with the following:
- the porA gene encoding pyruvate ferredoxin oxidoreductase: protein MNKAKGLEVSLAIAEAVKQADVDVVAAYPITPQTHIVEELSVYVANGELDAEYVPVESEHSAMSAAVGSSAAGARTYTATSAQGLALMHEILFIASGLRLPIVMTVANRALSAPISIWNDHGDIMSERDIGWIQIFAENGQEAYELTIAAFKIAEDHRVLLPICVNVDGFILTHMIEPINFIDQNEVDKFLPPFKPALTLDPEKPVTMGPVGVPEVYIESRKQCEQALINSKAVVSEVLADWGQRFNQKYRLIERNGAASPKTVFITMGSMGETTMTAVKELEESGQSLGQVRIRLWRPFPKEEFLDAIKDVEEIIVIDRALSPGSHSGPVAQEIKALLYDQPQKPKIHNIIAGLGGRDVTVKDFKKMYEMARNNELDPNYTIWGVRSDA from the coding sequence ATGAATAAAGCCAAAGGGTTGGAAGTTTCCCTGGCTATTGCCGAAGCAGTAAAGCAGGCTGATGTGGATGTAGTGGCGGCCTATCCCATCACCCCCCAGACCCATATTGTTGAAGAGCTTTCAGTATATGTGGCAAATGGTGAACTGGATGCTGAATACGTTCCAGTGGAGTCCGAGCATTCAGCCATGAGTGCGGCTGTGGGCTCCAGTGCTGCCGGGGCCAGAACCTACACAGCCACCTCGGCCCAGGGCCTGGCCCTGATGCACGAGATCCTTTTCATCGCCTCGGGCCTGAGGCTGCCCATTGTCATGACTGTGGCCAACCGGGCTCTTTCTGCTCCCATCTCCATCTGGAACGACCACGGAGACATTATGTCTGAACGGGACATAGGGTGGATTCAGATTTTTGCTGAAAACGGGCAGGAAGCCTATGAACTGACCATTGCAGCCTTTAAGATTGCTGAGGACCACAGGGTGCTTCTGCCCATCTGTGTCAATGTGGACGGCTTCATCCTGACCCATATGATCGAGCCTATCAATTTTATTGATCAAAATGAGGTGGACAAATTTCTGCCCCCTTTTAAACCGGCCCTGACCCTGGACCCTGAAAAGCCGGTGACCATGGGTCCGGTGGGCGTGCCTGAAGTATACATCGAATCCCGCAAGCAATGCGAGCAGGCCCTGATCAACTCCAAGGCAGTAGTTTCCGAGGTCCTTGCTGACTGGGGACAACGGTTCAACCAGAAGTACAGATTAATTGAAAGAAACGGGGCTGCCAGTCCCAAAACCGTATTCATCACCATGGGATCCATGGGTGAAACCACCATGACCGCAGTCAAGGAACTGGAAGAATCAGGGCAATCCCTGGGTCAGGTCAGAATCAGACTGTGGCGGCCTTTTCCCAAAGAAGAATTCCTGGATGCCATTAAAGATGTGGAAGAAATCATAGTCATTGACCGGGCTTTGAGTCCCGGATCCCACAGTGGACCTGTGGCCCAGGAGATCAAGGCCCTTTTGTACGATCAGCCCCAAAAACCCAAAATCCACAATATCATCGCCGGGTTAGGCGGGCGCGACGTAACCGTCAAGGACTTCAAGAAAATGTATGAAATGGCCAGAAACAATGAACTGGATCCAAATTACACCATATGGGGGGTGCGATCAGATGCTTAA
- a CDS encoding pyruvate ferredoxin oxidoreductase subunit gamma — MWEIRLHGRGGQGAVTSAELLARAVIAKGKFAQAFPSFGPERRGAPVQAFVRVDDQRILKREKIYEPNMVMVLDPTLLDVVNVAEGLKQDGIVVVNSSESGAKLKEKHGWPKVAAVNATKLAVEILSVPITNTTMLGALLKASGILEAADMEEVILDRFGPKLGPKNFTALSKAFEVTNPI, encoded by the coding sequence ATGTGGGAAATCAGACTTCACGGCAGAGGAGGCCAGGGAGCCGTAACTTCGGCCGAGCTTCTGGCCAGGGCTGTCATTGCCAAAGGCAAATTCGCCCAGGCCTTTCCAAGTTTCGGACCTGAAAGAAGAGGTGCCCCGGTTCAGGCTTTTGTCCGGGTGGACGACCAGAGGATACTCAAGCGGGAAAAGATATATGAACCCAACATGGTCATGGTCCTTGACCCTACCCTGCTGGATGTGGTCAATGTGGCTGAGGGTCTGAAGCAGGATGGGATAGTGGTGGTCAACAGCTCTGAATCCGGAGCAAAGCTCAAGGAAAAGCATGGCTGGCCAAAAGTTGCTGCAGTCAACGCCACAAAGCTGGCTGTGGAAATCCTTTCGGTCCCTATCACCAACACCACCATGCTCGGCGCTCTGCTCAAGGCCTCAGGCATCCTGGAGGCAGCTGACATGGAAGAGGTCATCCTGGACCGTTTTGGACCCAAGCTTGGACCCAAAAATTTCACTGCCCTGTCCAAGGCCTTTGAAGTCACCAACCCAATTTAG
- the porB gene encoding pyruvate synthase subunit PorB, with protein sequence MLNHPGLENFEKITTKNIPTENYISQGHRACQGCAEILALGMVMKIAGPNTIVANATGCMEIVTSPFPQTAWKVPWIHVAFENTAAVASGIEAGIKALKRKERFKNDPPHVIAVGGDGATADIGLQSLSGALERGHNFLYVCLDNEAYMNTGIQRSSSTPYGASTTTSPTGSQSIGQQTWKKDLPAIAAAHNIPYVATANPGFHLDLMNKVKKALTIEGPAYIHIYSACPTGWRSKPEKSIEISKLAVQTNVFPLYEIINGRLTITKKINKPKPVREYLKTQRRFGHLSDNDINFIQQRTDARMAELQSLESSSQE encoded by the coding sequence ATGCTTAATCATCCCGGACTGGAAAATTTTGAAAAGATCACCACCAAAAATATTCCCACAGAAAACTATATATCTCAGGGGCACCGGGCCTGCCAGGGCTGTGCTGAAATCCTGGCCCTGGGCATGGTCATGAAGATTGCCGGTCCCAATACCATTGTAGCCAATGCCACCGGTTGCATGGAGATCGTCACCTCTCCCTTCCCCCAGACCGCCTGGAAGGTCCCCTGGATTCATGTGGCTTTTGAAAACACTGCTGCAGTTGCATCCGGAATTGAGGCCGGGATCAAGGCCCTGAAAAGAAAGGAAAGGTTTAAAAATGATCCCCCCCATGTCATTGCCGTGGGCGGGGACGGAGCCACAGCTGACATTGGACTCCAGTCCTTGTCCGGTGCTCTGGAAAGAGGGCACAACTTTCTTTATGTCTGTCTGGACAATGAAGCTTATATGAACACCGGAATTCAGAGATCAAGCTCAACCCCCTACGGAGCTTCCACCACCACTTCTCCCACCGGTTCCCAGAGCATTGGTCAGCAGACCTGGAAAAAAGACCTGCCCGCCATTGCAGCAGCCCATAATATTCCCTATGTGGCCACTGCCAATCCAGGCTTTCATCTGGATCTCATGAACAAGGTCAAAAAGGCCCTGACCATTGAAGGTCCAGCCTATATCCATATCTATTCAGCCTGTCCCACAGGCTGGAGAAGCAAACCTGAAAAGAGCATTGAAATATCAAAACTGGCTGTACAGACCAATGTCTTTCCCCTGTACGAAATTATTAACGGCAGACTGACCATCACCAAAAAGATAAACAAACCCAAGCCGGTCAGGGAGTACCTCAAAACTCAGCGCAGGTTCGGGCATCTCAGCGACAATGACATCAACTTCATCCAGCAAAGGACCGATGCCAGAATGGCTGAGCTGCAGAGCCTCGAGTCAAGCTCACAAGAGTAA
- a CDS encoding phosphotransacetylase family protein, translated as MVGLYIGSTAGFSGKNLITLALGKKFQDDGFKLGFMKPVGAIPKEINGMMVDEDAYSTNEFLDIKSDPSKLTPVLVSQDFKMKAYSGECLLYRNDIKKAYDELSQNKEIMLVGGSGSFLYSGKYCQLDGYNISRLLDSKVVIIDRYFRELNYDYLIAAQEVLGDKLLGVILNDVPEYFMQETREFIVPMLENRQVKVLGIIPHDDVLKAITIGDLASQLGGKIISMHAKADQIIQSFLIGTMQIENFMTHFHKNKNVAVIVGGDRSDLQLVALEGNCPCLILTGNIYPNDIILTRSEVLGIPIIVAREDTFTVAQKMENILNRTKLREAVKINQGCQVVNENLDYDALYKGLGISPTK; from the coding sequence ATGGTCGGACTCTATATCGGATCTACGGCTGGCTTTTCCGGCAAAAACCTCATCACCCTGGCCCTGGGCAAGAAATTCCAGGATGACGGCTTCAAGCTTGGCTTCATGAAGCCAGTGGGAGCCATTCCCAAAGAAATCAATGGAATGATGGTAGATGAGGACGCCTACAGCACCAATGAATTCCTGGACATAAAGTCTGATCCTTCCAAGCTGACCCCGGTTCTCGTGTCCCAGGACTTCAAGATGAAAGCCTATTCTGGTGAATGTCTGCTGTACAGAAACGACATCAAAAAAGCATATGATGAACTCAGCCAAAACAAGGAAATCATGCTGGTGGGCGGTTCAGGGAGTTTTCTGTATTCAGGGAAATACTGCCAGCTGGACGGGTACAACATATCCCGCCTCCTGGATTCCAAAGTAGTGATTATTGACCGCTATTTCCGTGAGCTGAACTATGATTATCTCATTGCGGCCCAGGAGGTCTTAGGTGACAAGCTGCTGGGGGTCATCCTCAATGACGTTCCTGAATACTTCATGCAGGAGACAAGAGAGTTCATAGTGCCCATGCTGGAAAACAGACAGGTCAAAGTCCTGGGAATCATCCCCCATGATGATGTGCTCAAAGCCATAACTATCGGCGATCTTGCCTCACAGCTGGGCGGAAAGATCATCTCCATGCATGCCAAGGCTGACCAGATCATCCAGAGCTTTCTCATCGGCACCATGCAGATTGAAAACTTCATGACCCACTTTCACAAAAACAAAAATGTGGCTGTCATTGTTGGTGGAGATCGGTCTGACCTCCAGCTGGTGGCTTTGGAAGGAAACTGTCCCTGCCTGATCCTGACTGGCAATATTTATCCCAACGACATCATCCTGACCCGATCCGAGGTCCTGGGAATTCCCATTATCGTAGCCAGGGAGGACACCTTTACCGTAGCCCAGAAGATGGAGAACATCCTCAATCGGACCAAGCTTCGGGAGGCGGTCAAGATCAACCAGGGCTGTCAGGTGGTCAATGAAAACCTGGATTATGACGCTCTGTATAAGGGGCTGGGTATCAGTCCGACCAAGTAA
- the tmcA gene encoding acidic tetraheme cytochrome c3 TmcA → MNVLIKQVLNRIFPAVLILLALLFLIPGFIFSQNPVPLFKDDNFTDPLRGPVLFDHDQHELMYDCSRCHHLYDNQGNLLEGMASIDLRCSDCHTVEGQDDILPLRRAYHLQCKGCHLDEGQGPFACSECHIR, encoded by the coding sequence ATGAATGTATTGATAAAACAAGTGTTGAATAGAATATTCCCGGCTGTCCTGATTCTCCTGGCCCTTCTTTTTCTGATCCCGGGATTTATTTTTTCCCAGAATCCCGTCCCCCTGTTCAAAGATGATAACTTTACCGATCCCCTGCGAGGTCCTGTTTTATTCGACCATGACCAGCACGAGCTGATGTATGACTGCTCCAGGTGTCATCACCTTTACGACAACCAGGGAAACCTGCTTGAAGGTATGGCTTCGATAGACCTGAGATGCTCAGACTGTCATACTGTTGAGGGCCAAGACGATATTCTTCCCCTGCGCAGGGCCTATCATCTCCAGTGCAAAGGCTGCCACCTGGATGAAGGCCAAGGGCCGTTTGCCTGCTCAGAATGTCATATTCGTTAG
- the tmcD gene encoding electron transfer complex subunit TmcD, translating into MINKTNWDWETGTKVVVDSLNCPLLYVWREENQVSPDGEKIASIINTGDYRFSVCENLQNWDQNFEKVWGLQYGPDGRLTALVMQDDLWTVCVDGKTWDQRFDYVWDTKFSRNGNAVAIAIQSEMRYGMAINDQVWPNLFINANHFTISPSGSDSCAVIQTRAMEQADVFSFQKGSYSVAVNGQAWPVELVNIWTPVFHPEKKSVAAQCRTSLYDYSIIVDGQVWPKSFSSIWRPSFNPVNSSLLAPAREGKQWVVVQDGEVVLRPGFFQMWNLCHSPNGRHWAAIVAPEFGKWTVAVDGKPWKIRFKTLVYDLTFGPVGEKAAATGKNRDQWHIAVDGQIWDNSFDMAWQPVFSDDEQHAAAKVEKNGKYHIIINNKAYPMEFDQVCDPVFSPDSRKILIRGITGHRFIRIVDTV; encoded by the coding sequence ATGATCAATAAAACCAATTGGGACTGGGAAACAGGGACCAAGGTGGTGGTGGACTCGCTGAACTGTCCGCTGCTTTATGTCTGGCGCGAGGAAAACCAGGTCAGCCCTGACGGAGAAAAAATCGCTTCCATCATCAATACCGGAGACTACAGGTTCAGCGTCTGTGAAAACCTGCAGAACTGGGACCAAAACTTTGAAAAGGTCTGGGGACTGCAGTATGGCCCGGACGGACGTTTGACAGCCTTGGTCATGCAGGACGATCTCTGGACAGTTTGTGTGGACGGCAAAACCTGGGACCAGCGTTTCGACTATGTCTGGGATACAAAATTCAGCCGAAACGGAAACGCAGTCGCCATAGCCATTCAAAGTGAAATGCGCTATGGCATGGCCATCAACGACCAAGTCTGGCCAAACCTTTTTATCAATGCCAACCATTTCACCATCAGCCCATCCGGGTCCGACAGCTGTGCGGTGATCCAGACCAGGGCAATGGAACAGGCCGATGTCTTCAGCTTTCAGAAAGGCTCCTATTCTGTTGCAGTCAATGGTCAGGCCTGGCCTGTTGAACTGGTAAACATCTGGACTCCAGTCTTTCATCCTGAAAAAAAGAGCGTAGCCGCCCAGTGTCGAACTTCTCTTTACGACTATTCCATCATTGTTGATGGTCAGGTCTGGCCCAAAAGTTTTTCCAGCATCTGGAGGCCATCCTTTAATCCTGTTAATTCATCTTTATTGGCCCCGGCCAGAGAGGGAAAGCAATGGGTGGTGGTCCAGGATGGGGAAGTTGTTCTAAGGCCTGGTTTTTTTCAGATGTGGAACCTGTGTCACTCACCCAATGGCCGTCACTGGGCAGCCATTGTTGCCCCGGAATTCGGGAAGTGGACCGTAGCTGTAGATGGAAAACCCTGGAAAATAAGATTTAAAACCCTGGTTTATGACTTAACCTTCGGACCGGTAGGTGAAAAAGCCGCAGCAACCGGTAAAAACAGGGACCAATGGCACATAGCAGTGGACGGCCAAATATGGGACAATTCCTTTGATATGGCTTGGCAGCCCGTATTCAGCGATGATGAGCAGCACGCAGCCGCCAAAGTGGAAAAAAACGGAAAATACCATATCATAATAAACAACAAGGCCTACCCCATGGAGTTCGATCAAGTCTGTGACCCGGTGTTCAGTCCTGACAGCAGGAAAATCCTGATCCGGGGCATAACAGGACACAGATTCATCCGAATTGTGGACACGGTCTGA
- a CDS encoding 4Fe-4S binding protein, translating into MSDQAICAWQKLELGTAITTPGNAAELRTGDWKTLHPLTDQEKCIKCGLCSLYCPEFCIAQDKEGFYPADLFYCKGCGICANECPKQAITMTMD; encoded by the coding sequence ATGTCTGATCAAGCAATATGCGCCTGGCAGAAGCTGGAGCTGGGCACAGCCATAACTACTCCCGGCAATGCTGCAGAACTGCGCACCGGAGACTGGAAAACCCTGCATCCGCTTACTGACCAGGAAAAATGCATCAAGTGCGGTCTGTGCAGTTTGTACTGTCCGGAGTTCTGCATTGCCCAGGACAAGGAAGGTTTTTATCCGGCTGATCTGTTCTACTGCAAGGGCTGTGGAATATGCGCCAACGAGTGTCCCAAACAGGCTATAACTATGACCATGGACTAG
- a CDS encoding acetate--CoA ligase family protein, translating into MTEKQLHALFNPQSVAVIGASSSPGKIGYSILENMIEAGFKGDIYPVNPKAESILDLKVVNQIEDLPDNLDLAVITIPRKLVVDSLDLLGGKKTAAAIVITAGFKEVGGKGYYLEQELINTARKHDMALLGPNCLGMINTHGLVNASFAAGKPDPGNIAFFSQSGALCVAILDWALGENIGFSKFVSLGNKAVLDEADMISYLGQDSKTDVILGYIENVSNGEKFVKEAMNHSNEKPIIIIKSGTTSAGAKAASSHTGAIAGSDQAYTSAFQKSGIIRAHDVETLFNLAQAFSTQPLPKGPSLAIVTNSGGPGIMAADACEKSSLSMARISSATIGQMQEFLPSYASLYNPIDIIGDAGAQRYLKTIDSVIKDGNVNSLLVLLTPTSTAAAEIEDICKGIVEVSRNTDKPIFACFMGKKIISRGRKILMDGKVPCYSFPEPAISCIEQMYKHYQWKNNPCPLPSPVNRDRGRAALIIDRVKKSGQGEIVEFQAQEILQAYNLPVPKTALARSSHDAVEIAQRFGYPVVLKIASPNISHKTDVDGVKLGLSGPDQVRKTFLDITGRTSRMRPDAHIAGCLVQEMAPKNCKEVIVGFKRDDQFGPLIMFGLGGIYVEVLKDISFRLGPVTREEARKMIREIKSYMLLKGFRGDLPIDFNAIEEIILTMSQLAHDFPEIYEAEFNPILVNSHQAMVADVRMTLG; encoded by the coding sequence ATGACCGAAAAACAACTCCACGCCCTGTTCAATCCTCAAAGCGTGGCGGTCATCGGCGCTTCTTCGAGTCCGGGAAAAATCGGTTACAGCATCCTGGAGAACATGATTGAAGCAGGGTTCAAGGGAGATATCTATCCGGTCAACCCCAAGGCAGAATCAATTCTTGACCTCAAGGTGGTCAATCAAATTGAAGACCTGCCCGACAACCTGGATCTAGCTGTAATAACCATTCCCAGGAAACTGGTGGTTGATTCCCTGGACCTTTTGGGCGGGAAAAAAACAGCTGCAGCCATTGTCATTACTGCCGGATTCAAGGAGGTAGGAGGAAAAGGATATTATCTGGAACAGGAACTGATCAATACGGCCCGCAAGCATGACATGGCCCTGCTCGGACCCAACTGCCTGGGCATGATCAACACCCACGGCCTGGTCAATGCTTCATTTGCTGCAGGCAAGCCCGATCCAGGCAACATAGCCTTTTTCTCTCAGTCTGGTGCCCTGTGCGTGGCTATCCTTGACTGGGCCCTGGGGGAAAATATCGGCTTTTCCAAATTTGTGAGCCTTGGCAACAAGGCTGTTCTGGATGAAGCAGATATGATATCCTACCTTGGCCAGGACTCCAAAACCGATGTAATCCTGGGTTATATTGAAAATGTAAGCAATGGCGAAAAGTTTGTTAAAGAAGCCATGAATCACAGCAATGAAAAACCCATCATCATTATCAAGTCCGGAACAACCTCGGCCGGAGCCAAAGCTGCTTCTTCCCACACCGGGGCTATTGCCGGGTCAGATCAGGCCTATACTTCAGCCTTTCAAAAGTCAGGGATCATCAGAGCCCACGACGTTGAAACCCTGTTCAACCTGGCCCAGGCCTTTTCCACTCAGCCCCTGCCCAAGGGCCCCAGCCTGGCCATTGTGACCAACTCAGGAGGACCGGGCATCATGGCTGCAGACGCCTGTGAAAAGTCCTCCCTGAGCATGGCCAGGATATCATCAGCCACTATTGGCCAGATGCAGGAATTTCTTCCTTCATACGCCTCCCTTTACAACCCCATTGACATCATCGGAGATGCAGGCGCCCAGAGATACCTGAAAACCATTGATTCGGTCATCAAAGACGGAAACGTCAACTCTCTCCTGGTCCTTTTGACTCCCACCTCCACTGCAGCCGCAGAAATAGAGGATATCTGCAAAGGCATAGTGGAAGTGTCCCGTAATACAGACAAACCGATTTTCGCCTGTTTTATGGGGAAAAAGATCATCTCCAGAGGCCGGAAAATCCTCATGGATGGCAAAGTTCCATGCTATTCCTTTCCTGAACCGGCCATCAGCTGCATTGAACAGATGTATAAGCACTATCAGTGGAAGAATAATCCCTGTCCCCTGCCCTCGCCGGTCAATCGAGACAGGGGCAGAGCCGCTCTGATCATAGACCGGGTCAAAAAGAGCGGACAGGGAGAAATTGTGGAGTTTCAGGCCCAGGAAATACTCCAGGCCTATAATCTGCCTGTACCCAAGACAGCCCTGGCCCGCTCCAGCCATGACGCTGTGGAGATTGCCCAGCGCTTTGGCTACCCAGTGGTTCTGAAAATCGCTTCACCCAACATATCCCATAAGACTGATGTGGATGGAGTAAAACTAGGGCTAAGCGGCCCTGACCAGGTCAGAAAGACCTTCCTGGACATTACCGGCCGTACTTCCAGAATGCGGCCTGACGCTCATATTGCCGGCTGCCTGGTCCAGGAAATGGCTCCGAAAAACTGCAAAGAGGTTATTGTGGGCTTTAAAAGGGACGATCAGTTCGGCCCTTTGATCATGTTTGGACTTGGCGGCATTTATGTGGAAGTCTTAAAAGACATCTCCTTCCGGCTAGGACCGGTCACCAGGGAGGAGGCCAGGAAGATGATCCGGGAGATAAAATCCTACATGCTGCTCAAGGGGTTCCGGGGTGACTTGCCCATTGATTTCAACGCCATTGAGGAGATCATCCTGACCATGTCCCAGCTGGCTCATGATTTCCCTGAAATCTACGAAGCTGAGTTCAACCCCATTCTGGTCAATTCCCACCAGGCCATGGTGGCGGATGTTCGCATGACCCTGGGCTGA
- the tmcB gene encoding electron transfer complex ferredoxin TmcB yields the protein MNYRTTEDIGLITGAKNLTAEKIRSAVHKVFSKEAGPRLKAYYNTCVRCGLCSQACHYFLSMDNDPSFSPVGKVKQTVWELLDPGKRITPDFIVNAAQIAYTECNLCRRCSMYCPFGIDTAYMITLVRRLCHLLGVTPQYIQDTAHSHASTMNQMWIKEDEWIDSLQWQEDEARDELPMLRIPIEKNGAEIFYSVIGPEPKFRSQLIYQAAVIMNVAQVDWTMPATPGWDNSDMAMYVGDYELMGRMKKIHFETALRLKCKKIVMGECGHAFRSVYDTGSRWLGWKEPPVPIIHAVQFYWDLLNEGKIRVGKKFEQPVTFHDPCNIVRGMGLHEKARDLVRAFCRDFVEMHPNREHNYCCCAGGGVINCGPPHKKTRVLGNKIKADQLRATGVPVVIAPCHNCHGGLEDILHHYKVDMQIKFLGDIIYECIDKTSVE from the coding sequence ATGAATTATAGAACCACCGAGGACATCGGCCTGATCACAGGAGCGAAAAACTTAACTGCTGAAAAAATCAGGTCTGCTGTTCATAAAGTCTTCAGCAAAGAAGCCGGTCCAAGACTCAAGGCCTACTACAACACCTGCGTCAGATGCGGGCTCTGTTCTCAGGCCTGCCACTACTTCTTGTCCATGGACAATGACCCGTCCTTCAGCCCGGTGGGCAAAGTCAAGCAGACTGTCTGGGAACTCCTTGACCCCGGCAAAAGAATAACTCCTGATTTCATAGTCAATGCAGCCCAGATAGCCTATACCGAATGCAACCTGTGCCGGCGCTGTTCCATGTACTGCCCCTTTGGCATAGATACTGCCTATATGATAACCTTGGTCAGACGCCTCTGCCATCTTCTGGGAGTTACCCCTCAGTACATACAGGATACGGCTCACAGTCACGCATCAACCATGAATCAGATGTGGATCAAGGAAGACGAATGGATCGACAGCCTGCAATGGCAGGAAGATGAGGCCAGGGATGAACTGCCCATGCTCAGAATCCCCATTGAAAAAAACGGAGCAGAGATATTCTATTCGGTAATCGGTCCTGAACCCAAGTTCAGGTCTCAACTCATTTACCAGGCTGCTGTAATCATGAACGTGGCCCAGGTGGACTGGACCATGCCGGCCACACCCGGCTGGGACAACAGCGACATGGCCATGTATGTGGGCGACTATGAACTGATGGGCAGGATGAAAAAGATCCATTTTGAAACTGCCCTGCGCCTGAAATGCAAAAAAATAGTCATGGGCGAATGCGGCCACGCCTTCAGGTCAGTCTATGATACCGGGTCACGCTGGCTGGGCTGGAAAGAACCGCCAGTGCCCATCATTCACGCAGTACAGTTCTATTGGGACCTGCTCAACGAGGGTAAGATCAGGGTAGGTAAAAAGTTCGAACAACCAGTGACTTTTCATGATCCATGCAACATTGTCCGGGGTATGGGACTGCACGAAAAAGCCAGGGATCTTGTCCGGGCCTTTTGCAGGGACTTTGTTGAAATGCATCCCAACCGGGAGCACAATTATTGTTGCTGCGCCGGAGGAGGAGTGATCAATTGCGGACCTCCCCATAAGAAAACCAGAGTGCTGGGGAATAAAATCAAGGCTGACCAGCTCCGGGCCACTGGTGTGCCAGTGGTTATCGCCCCTTGTCACAATTGTCATGGTGGTCTGGAAGATATCCTTCATCACTACAAGGTGGACATGCAGATTAAATTCCTGGGAGACATTATTTATGAATGTATTGATAAAACAAGTGTTGAATAG
- the tmcC gene encoding TmcC family electron transfer complex membrane anchor subunit produces MHQLYEFVSGPLAWIAWTVFIVGSLTRVVVLVTSTIEKDPVVVNYFSLKHALRSMVIWSIPFFPRSSRLNPVMTVVSFTFHICVILVPLFALGHIVLWEEFFGISFWALPDRITDIMTLMVIFGLIFFIIRRFSLKEVKYVSSWSDYMLPLLILAPFVTGYAAFHGWFNPQLMLILHIFSGEVLLMAIPFTRLVHMVFAPFTRAYTASEFGAVRHAKDW; encoded by the coding sequence ATGCATCAACTTTACGAATTCGTCTCCGGTCCTCTGGCCTGGATCGCCTGGACAGTATTCATAGTCGGATCATTGACCAGGGTAGTCGTTCTGGTGACTTCCACCATTGAAAAAGATCCGGTGGTTGTAAATTATTTCAGCCTAAAACATGCCCTGAGATCCATGGTGATCTGGAGTATTCCCTTTTTCCCCAGATCCTCCCGTCTTAATCCGGTCATGACTGTTGTTTCCTTTACCTTTCATATCTGCGTGATTTTGGTTCCCCTGTTCGCCCTTGGGCATATTGTTCTCTGGGAGGAGTTTTTCGGCATCTCATTCTGGGCACTTCCGGACAGGATAACGGACATTATGACCCTGATGGTAATCTTTGGCCTGATCTTTTTTATTATCCGCAGGTTCAGCCTGAAAGAGGTCAAATATGTTTCCAGTTGGTCCGACTATATGCTTCCCCTGCTGATCCTGGCCCCTTTTGTAACAGGTTACGCAGCCTTTCATGGATGGTTCAATCCCCAGCTGATGCTTATACTCCATATTTTTAGCGGTGAAGTGCTGCTCATGGCCATACCCTTTACCAGGCTGGTCCATATGGTCTTTGCCCCTTTCACCCGGGCTTACACAGCCTCGGAATTCGGAGCAGTGCGTCATGCCAAAGACTGGTAA